Proteins from one Muntiacus reevesi chromosome X, mMunRee1.1, whole genome shotgun sequence genomic window:
- the SRPK3 gene encoding SRSF protein kinase 3 produces the protein MRGLWPGPRGAAARDTGAAGSAARMSASASGGGGGDSDSSSSSQASCGPESSGSELAPAAPAPQMLQGLLGSDDEEQEDPKDYCKGGYYPVKIGDLFNGRYHVVRKLGWGHFSTVWLCWDIQRKRFVALKVVKSAGHYTETAVDEIKLLKCVRDSDPSDPKRETIVQLIDDFRISGVNGVHVCMVLEVLGHQLLKWIIKSNYQGLPVPCVKSIVRQVLHGLDYLHTKCKIIHTDIKPENILLCVGDAYIRRLAAEATEWQQSGAPPPSRSTVSTAPQEVLTGKLSKNKRKKMRRKRKQQKRLLEERLRDLQKLEAMEAAAQAEDSGSRLEAGSGSTSSSGCHPGGAGADPSPASLSPAPGGNRSLSPGSQTSGFSGSLFSPASCSILSGSSNQRETGGLLSPSTPFGASNLLVNPLEPQNADKIKIKIADLGNACWVHKHFTEDIQTRQYRAVEVLIGAEYGPPADIWSTACMAFELATGDYLFEPHSGEDYSRDEDHIAHIVELLGDIPPAFALSGRYSREFFNRRGELRHIHNLKHWGLYEVLMEKYEWPLEQATQFSAFLLPMMEYIPEKRASAADCLQHPWLNP, from the exons ATGCGCGGGCTGTGGCCAGGCCCCAGAGGAGCGGCCGCCCGGGACACCGGAGCTGCGGGCAGCGCAGCCAGAATGAGCGCCAGCGCAAGCGGTGGCGGCGGTGGCGAcagcgacagcagcagcag CTCGCAGGCCTCCTGCGGGCCCGAGTCCTCTGGCTCCGAACTGGCCCCTGCCGCCCCCGCGCCGCAGATGCTGCAGGGGCTGCTGGGCTCCGATGACGAGGAGCAGGAAGACCCCAAGGACTACTGCAAGG GCGGCTACTACCCTGTGAAAATCGGGGACCTGTTCAATGGGCGGTACCATGTGGTGCGCAAGCTGGGCTGGGGCCACTTCTCCACCGTCTGGCTCTGCTGGGACATCCA GCGCAAGCGCTTCGTGGCTCTCAAAGTGGTGAAGAGCGCGGGGCATTACACGGAGACAGCTGTAGATGAGATCAAGCTCCTGAAATGT GTTCGAGACAGTGACCCCAGTGACCCCAAAAGAGAAACCATTGTCCAGCTCATCGATGACTTCAGGATCTCAGGGGTTAATGGAGTCC ATGTGTGCATGGTGTTGGAGGTCCTTGGCCACCAGCTGCTCAAGTGGATCATCAAGTCCAACTACCAGGGCCTGCCCGTGCCCTGTGTGAAGAGCATCGTGAGGCAG GTGCTGCACGGCCTGGATTACCTCCACACCAAGTGCAAGATCATCCACACAGACATCAAGCCTGAGAACATTCTGCTGTGTGTGGGGGATGCCTACATCCGGCGCCTGGCCGCTGAGGCCACAGAGTGGCAACAGTCAGGGGCACCACCCCCATCCCGCTCCACAG TCAGCACCGCTCCCCAGGAGGTCTTG ACGGGGAAGCTGTCTaaaaacaagaggaagaagaTGCGGCGCAAGCGGAAACAGCAGAAGCGGCTGCTGGAGGAGCGGCTGCGTGACCTGCAGAAGCTGGAGGCCATGGAGGCCGCGGCCCAGGCCGAGG ACTCAGGCTCCAGACTCGAGGCGGGCAGCGGCTCCACGTCCTCTTCCGGTTGCCACCCGGGTGGCGCAGGGGCTGACCCCTCACCGGCCTCTTTGTCCCCGGCCCCCGGGGGCAACCGAAGCCTCAGCCCAGGCTCCCAGACCTCAGGCTTCTCGGGCTCCCTCTTCTCCCCTGCCTCGTGCTCCATCCTCTCAGGCTCATCCAACCAGCGGGAGACCGGCGGCCTCCTCTCCCCCAGCA caccatttggTGCCTCCAACCTCCTGGTGAACCCCCTAGAGCCCCAAAATGCAGACAAGATCAAGATCAAGATCGCAGACCTGGGCAACGCCTGCTGGGTG CACAAGCACTTCACTGAGGACATCCAGACGCGGCAGTACCGGGCTGTGGAGGTGCTGATCGGCGCCGAGTACGGGCCCCCAGCTGATATCTGGAGCACGGCGTGCATG GCCTTTGAGCTGGCCACTGGTGACTACCTGTTCGAACCACACTCGGGAGAAGACTACAGTCGTGATGAGG ACCACATCGCCCACATCGTGGAGCTGCTAGGAGACATCCCCCCAGCCTTTGCCCTCTCGGGCCGCTATTCCCGGGAGTTCTTCAACCGGAGAG GGGAGCTGCGGCACATCCACAACCTCAAGCACTGGGGTCTGTACGAGGTGCTCATGGAGAAGTATGAGTGGCCCCTGGAACAGGCCACGCAGTTCAGCGCCTTCCTGCTGCCCATGATGGAATACATCCCTGAAAAGCGGGCCAGCGCAGCCGACTGCCTGCAGCACCCTTGGCTCAATCCCTAG